One Flagellimonas sp. CMM7 genomic region harbors:
- the rplI gene encoding 50S ribosomal protein L9, translating into MELILREDIQDLGFKDDVVTVKNGYGRNYLIPKGLAALATPSAKKVLAENLKQRAHKEKKVIDEANKKAEALKQLEIRIPAKVGAGDKLFGSVNSIDLAAALDKAGHQIDRKFINIQGGTVKRVGPYAAQIRLHREVIVDFPFEVIAEAK; encoded by the coding sequence ATGGAACTTATTCTAAGAGAAGATATACAGGATTTGGGTTTTAAAGACGATGTCGTAACAGTAAAAAACGGTTACGGAAGAAACTACCTTATTCCTAAAGGTTTGGCTGCTTTGGCTACACCATCTGCAAAAAAGGTTTTAGCAGAAAACCTAAAACAGAGAGCGCACAAAGAAAAGAAGGTTATTGATGAAGCCAATAAGAAGGCAGAAGCACTAAAACAATTGGAAATCAGAATTCCTGCAAAAGTAGGGGCCGGTGACAAATTGTTTGGTTCTGTAAACAGTATTGATTTGGCTGCTGCTCTAGATAAGGCAGGTCATCAAATTGATAGAAAATTTATAAACATTCAAGGAGGAACAGTAAAAAGAGTTGGGCCGTATGCTGCCCAAATCAGACTTCATAGAGAAGTGATTGTTGATTTTCCTTTTGAAGTAATCGCTGAAGCTAAGTAA
- the rpsR gene encoding 30S ribosomal protein S18: MASIEQQAKSKKDGEIRYLTPLNIETNKQKKYCRFKKSGIKYIDYKDPDFLMKLVNEQGKLLPRRLTGTSLKYQRKVAQAVKRARHLALMPYVGDMLK, from the coding sequence ATGGCATCTATAGAACAACAAGCAAAATCAAAAAAAGATGGGGAAATCAGGTATTTGACCCCACTGAACATTGAGACCAATAAACAAAAGAAGTATTGCAGGTTTAAAAAATCAGGTATTAAATACATTGATTATAAGGACCCAGACTTTTTAATGAAGTTGGTAAATGAGCAAGGTAAATTGCTTCCTAGAAGACTTACAGGTACATCTTTAAAGTACCAAAGAAAGGTAGCGCAGGCTGTTAAGCGTGCACGCCATTTAGCTTTAATGCCGTATGTTGGCGATATGTTGAAATAA
- a CDS encoding DUF6495 family protein has protein sequence MKYARLTQQQLEELHPEFINFLATQSITGEEWTALKKEKPEVAEDELDVFSDLIWEGVLSKVEYLENISELQMHLFHLTEKEMKLLSVKVMNPEIDLRTEIGFNWFKRNFQSDFVEYLTASKAYSDDKNLDKFNLIQQGATITKGDLYKWFDQIME, from the coding sequence ATGAAATATGCACGATTGACACAGCAGCAATTGGAAGAATTGCACCCAGAGTTTATAAATTTTTTAGCAACACAATCTATCACTGGTGAAGAATGGACAGCTCTGAAAAAAGAAAAGCCAGAAGTTGCAGAAGATGAGCTGGATGTATTCAGTGACTTAATTTGGGAGGGAGTATTATCTAAGGTAGAATATCTGGAAAATATTTCTGAACTGCAGATGCATTTGTTTCACTTAACAGAAAAAGAAATGAAACTACTATCTGTAAAGGTGATGAACCCAGAAATCGATTTACGTACAGAAATAGGATTTAATTGGTTCAAACGCAATTTTCAGTCCGACTTTGTGGAGTATTTAACAGCCTCCAAGGCCTATTCTGATGATAAAAACTTGGATAAGTTTAATCTAATTCAGCAAGGAGCCACTATTACCAAGGGAGATTTATATAAATGGTTTGACCAAATAATGGAATAA
- the rpsF gene encoding 30S ribosomal protein S6, which translates to MNHYETVFILNPVLSETQIEETVKKFEDFLIKNGGKMVSKENWGLKKLAYPIQHKKSGFYHLFEFTVPGEVISPYELEFRRDERIMRFLTVKLDKHAISWAERRRTKLKAKA; encoded by the coding sequence ATGAACCATTACGAAACTGTTTTCATTTTAAATCCCGTTCTGTCTGAAACACAGATAGAGGAAACAGTTAAGAAATTTGAAGATTTCTTAATTAAGAATGGTGGCAAAATGGTCTCCAAAGAAAACTGGGGACTTAAAAAATTAGCCTATCCCATTCAACACAAGAAAAGTGGTTTTTACCACTTATTTGAATTCACCGTTCCCGGTGAAGTAATTTCTCCTTACGAGCTAGAATTTAGAAGAGATGAGCGCATTATGCGTTTTCTAACGGTTAAGTTGGACAAGCATGCTATTTCTTGGGCAGAAAGAAGAAGAACTAAATTAAAAGCAAAGGCATAG
- a CDS encoding TonB-dependent receptor has product MKKILPLGVLFFMVFTSTFSQVTTSNIRGTVVDDQQAPLLGANVVAVHTPTGTRYGAITNEEGRFNLLNLRVGGPYEVTISYIGFKSSTRNDVFLSLGKTFNYNTALVSDSQALDEVIVVSDQTGTFGSDRTGAETSVGRRELTRLPTISRSTNDFTRLEPTASGGSFGGRNDQFNNFSLDGAIFNNPFGLDAAQPGGQTNATPISIDAIDQIQVSTAPYDVTQSGFTGASVNAVTKSGTNEFYGTVYGFFRNDDLTGGKINGDDVFKTGLEQKQYGFSIGGPIVKNKLFFFVNFEKDDLTSLGTDGFVPNTGTGAANESRVTQSDFDLVDGLLRQVVVGQDGQGNDIFYNPGRITGFNFDQESTKGILKLDWNINDNNRLAVIYNFLDASKGLPANRNAIQFRGPDLATLQFENAGYEINNRIQSVQIELNSTLSNNATNKLQVGYTHFDDFRNPFSTPAPSITILDAAGTSSYIIAGHEPFSINNRLDQKVFQITDNLNFFKGDHTYTVGFSFEKFQFDNSFNLGVYGAQGVFFPTGTITDFPDFASSGQLQAAFDSAIAANRAFNEAGPGVAGGWALAETNVGQLSFYAQDQWDITDNFKLTYGLRFDKPLFFDTSEKAQEVIDRNCCYNPSVEYTDPSTGETAFFDSTQMPSNDWLISPRVGFNWDVNGDASLQVRGGSGVFTGRFPFVWLGNQVANPNFFFYTVVDPDFKFPQVWRTNVGADKRFENGLVATLDVSYTKDINGIHVQNWGLASPSSTLNTTFDQRAFYTDADKSPNSAYVFTNSDENGRIWNIAGKVQKTWDDGLYAQLGYSFLDAKSVNSIDAEITSDAYNGNAIVGNSNTAVLSNARYGDKHRFIGVISKSFKTGTTISTFFEYAKGGRYNYVYGGNINGDDIGGNGDGFQNDLLYIPTASEIGQMNFSDPAQAQAFETFIQQDDYLSDNRGEYAERYAALAPWRSTWDVKILQDIKLNDKNKFQLSIDILNLGNLINSNWGVVEIPTFNQLLGVSVDDTNTPTYTFDPNLTSTFAANTAEISRWRAQVGVRYIFN; this is encoded by the coding sequence ATGAAGAAAATTTTACCACTTGGGGTACTATTTTTTATGGTATTCACATCGACTTTTTCGCAAGTCACCACATCCAACATCAGGGGTACTGTTGTTGATGATCAACAAGCTCCACTTTTAGGGGCTAATGTTGTAGCTGTCCATACACCAACAGGGACACGTTACGGAGCCATTACCAACGAGGAAGGTAGGTTTAACTTGCTTAACCTTAGAGTTGGAGGACCATATGAAGTGACCATCTCATATATAGGATTTAAAAGCAGTACAAGGAACGATGTATTTCTTTCATTAGGTAAGACGTTTAATTACAACACTGCATTGGTTTCAGATAGCCAGGCTTTGGATGAAGTAATAGTGGTATCTGACCAAACAGGAACTTTTGGTAGTGATAGAACGGGCGCAGAAACAAGTGTTGGGCGACGTGAGTTGACAAGATTGCCAACAATTTCAAGGTCTACAAATGATTTTACTCGATTGGAACCAACTGCAAGTGGAGGGTCTTTTGGTGGTAGAAATGATCAATTCAATAATTTTTCTTTAGATGGAGCCATCTTCAACAACCCTTTTGGATTGGATGCAGCTCAACCGGGCGGACAGACCAATGCCACTCCTATTTCTATTGATGCAATTGACCAAATACAAGTAAGTACAGCTCCTTATGATGTAACACAATCGGGATTTACTGGAGCTTCGGTAAATGCAGTTACTAAAAGTGGTACCAATGAGTTCTATGGAACTGTTTATGGTTTCTTTAGAAATGATGACTTAACCGGTGGTAAGATAAATGGTGATGATGTTTTTAAAACTGGTCTGGAACAAAAACAGTACGGATTTAGTATAGGTGGTCCCATAGTTAAAAACAAACTCTTCTTTTTCGTGAATTTTGAAAAGGATGACCTTACTTCCTTGGGAACAGATGGCTTTGTGCCCAACACAGGTACTGGAGCGGCTAATGAGTCGAGAGTTACACAATCAGATTTTGATTTGGTTGATGGATTGCTAAGGCAAGTTGTTGTGGGCCAAGATGGACAAGGAAATGATATTTTCTATAATCCAGGGAGAATTACCGGCTTCAACTTTGACCAAGAATCCACTAAAGGTATTTTAAAGCTGGATTGGAATATTAATGATAACAACCGGTTGGCCGTCATTTATAATTTCTTGGATGCTTCAAAAGGATTGCCTGCCAACCGAAATGCAATCCAATTTAGAGGACCTGACTTGGCAACTTTGCAGTTTGAAAATGCAGGATATGAAATCAACAACAGAATTCAATCCGTTCAAATAGAATTAAACTCAACCTTGTCCAATAACGCTACCAACAAGTTGCAAGTAGGGTATACACATTTTGATGACTTTAGAAATCCTTTTTCTACACCAGCACCAAGTATAACGATTCTCGATGCTGCTGGAACCTCTAGTTATATTATTGCAGGGCATGAGCCTTTTTCTATCAACAATAGACTAGATCAAAAGGTATTTCAGATTACGGATAACCTAAACTTTTTTAAAGGAGATCATACCTATACCGTTGGTTTCTCGTTTGAAAAATTTCAGTTTGACAACTCATTTAACTTGGGTGTTTATGGTGCACAAGGCGTATTTTTTCCAACAGGAACTATTACAGATTTCCCTGATTTTGCAAGTTCTGGACAGTTACAGGCAGCTTTTGATTCTGCTATCGCGGCAAATAGAGCGTTTAATGAAGCAGGTCCAGGTGTAGCAGGAGGTTGGGCCTTGGCAGAGACTAATGTTGGTCAGCTTTCATTTTATGCCCAAGATCAATGGGACATCACAGATAATTTTAAATTGACATATGGATTACGTTTTGACAAGCCATTGTTTTTTGATACATCAGAGAAAGCACAAGAAGTCATAGATCGTAATTGTTGTTATAACCCTAGTGTTGAGTACACAGATCCGTCAACTGGGGAAACTGCATTTTTCGATTCTACCCAAATGCCTTCTAATGATTGGTTAATATCTCCAAGAGTTGGTTTTAATTGGGACGTTAACGGAGATGCTTCTTTACAGGTAAGAGGAGGCTCGGGAGTGTTCACTGGTCGTTTTCCATTCGTTTGGTTAGGGAACCAAGTAGCTAACCCAAATTTCTTTTTCTACACAGTTGTAGACCCTGACTTTAAGTTTCCGCAGGTATGGAGAACCAACGTTGGTGCGGACAAACGTTTTGAGAATGGTTTGGTGGCAACATTGGACGTTTCCTACACAAAGGATATCAACGGTATACATGTACAAAACTGGGGATTAGCTTCACCATCGAGTACGCTTAATACCACATTTGACCAAAGAGCTTTTTACACAGATGCTGACAAGTCACCTAACTCTGCCTATGTATTTACAAACTCAGATGAGAATGGACGTATTTGGAATATCGCTGGAAAAGTTCAAAAAACTTGGGATGATGGTCTATACGCTCAATTGGGCTATAGCTTTTTAGATGCCAAGAGTGTAAATTCAATAGATGCTGAAATCACCAGTGATGCATACAATGGTAATGCAATAGTGGGTAATTCCAATACAGCGGTCTTGTCCAATGCCAGATACGGAGATAAGCACAGATTTATTGGGGTTATTTCTAAGTCATTCAAGACTGGAACAACAATATCCACCTTTTTTGAATATGCAAAAGGAGGTCGCTACAATTATGTGTATGGAGGAAATATAAATGGAGATGATATTGGAGGAAATGGTGATGGATTCCAAAATGATTTACTTTATATACCTACAGCTTCAGAAATTGGCCAGATGAATTTTAGTGATCCTGCACAAGCTCAGGCTTTTGAAACGTTCATTCAACAAGATGATTATTTGAGTGATAACCGTGGGGAGTATGCAGAGCGTTATGCTGCCTTGGCGCCTTGGAGGAGTACCTGGGATGTTAAAATTCTTCAGGACATTAAGTTGAACGATAAAAACAAATTTCAACTTAGCATAGATATCTTGAATCTAGGCAACCTTATCAATTCTAACTGGGGCGTTGTGGAAATTCCAACCTTTAACCAACTATTGGGAGTTTCTGTGGATGACACCAACACGCCAACCTATACTTTTGACCCTAACCTAACGAGTACTTTTGCTGCTAATACAGCTGAAATCTCTAGATGGAGGGCTCAAGTAGGGGTAAGGTATATTTTCAATTAA